The genomic segment ATTCTAGTTTTAGCTGAGTTTACTTTTGGATTTCCTATTTCATTTGTTGAGTGAATAATCTGTCTTTGTAAATTTGATTCATCAAGAGTATCAAAATCAATTATTCCAATAGTTCCAATACCAGCTGCACTAAGATACAAAAGAACAGGAGAACCTAAAGCTCCTGTTCCCACAACTAAAACCTTTGAGTTTTTTAATTTTAGTTGTCCTTTTAATCCAACTTCTGGAAGTATTAAATGCCTGCTATATCTATTTATCTCTTCTTGTGAAAGTCTAGCTTGTTTTGAAGTTTCTGACATAATTATCCTTTAAAATTCAACTGCAAGGATAACACAAGAGATATTTATATTATCTTTTATTTCCTACACAAATTATGATGCTTGAAATAAAATTATCTTGTCATCTTCATAAACTTTTGTATCAAAACTCTCTAAACTATTTATATTCTCTTCATTAAGATATATATTTACATAATTCTTTAATTTTCCATCATCTGTATAAATATGATTTCCTAAATCTTTATGCTCTTTTAGTAGATTTCCTACAATATCTTTGATACTTTCACCTTGCAAAGCAATTTCGAATCTACCATTTGTATATGTTTTTAACTCTCTAGTTATATAAACTTTTGCCATTTTATAACTCCTTTTTAAGAAATCTGACATAATCTATTTATAGATTAAATCAAATGTTCCACCATCATTAAAATGTGTTTTTTGTGCATTTTCCCAACTTTCAAAAACATCATCTATTTTAAATAGTTCTAATTTTGGGAATATTTCTAATTTTTCTTTACTAACTAAATTTGTGATACTAGGTCTATAATAATGTTTTGCTGCTAATTCTTGACCATCTTTTGAATATAAATAATTTAAATACTCATTTGAAACATTTAAAGTACCTTTATGCTCAGCATTCTTATTTACAACAGTTACAGGTGGTTCGGCTAATATTGAAACAGATGGAACAACTATTTCAAACTCATCTTTGCCTAATTCATTTATTGCTAAAAAGGCCTCATTTTCCCAAGCAAGTAAAACATCTCCAATTTTTCTTTGAACAAATGTATTTGTAGCTCCTCTAGCACCTGAATCAAGAACTGGAACATGTTTTAGGAGTTTTGAAACATACTCTTTTGCTTTTTCATTGGCTTTTTTATAAGCTTCAGAATTAAAATCAATTTTGTTTAAAGTTCCTAACTCTTGTTTTAGCCCATAAGCATAAGCAGCAAGATAGTTCCATCTAGCTCCTCCAGAAGTTTTTGGATTTGGAGTAATAACTTCAACGCCATCTTTTATTAAATCATTCCAATCTTTAATTCCTTTTGGATTTCCTTTTCTTACTAAAAATACTATAGTTGAAGTATAAGGTGAAGAGTTATACTCTAATTTTTTTTGCCAATCTTTTGGAAATAAATTCGCTTTTTGACTAATTGCATCAACATCATAAGCTAGTGCTAAAGTTACAACATCTGCTTTTAATCCATCAATTACTGCTCGTGCTTGTTTACCTGAACCACCGTGTGACTGCTTTATTGTTACTTTTTGTCCACTTTTTTCTTGCCAATATTTTGCAAAATTCTTGTTATACTCTTCATAAAACTCTCTTGTTGGGTCATACGATACATTTAAAATCTCTATAGATTTTTTTTCTGCCTCTGCTTTATAATCATAATCTTTCGCAAAACTTAATGTTGATATTAGCAATGATGCTAACGCTATGTTTTTTATATTTTTTATCATTTTATCTCTCTTTTATATTTAATATACACTAAATGTATGATAATTAAAGATTTTAAAAAAAATCTCACCTATTTTCTTTTTTTTGATTTATATATTTTACACATGTCGCACATCATTTTTTATCCTTTCAATAAAGGTGAAATTTATCTATCACCTACTAAACTGGTGAAATTATAATAATAAAAAAAATATTTGTCAAGAGTTTTTTAAAATATTTTTAAAATTTTGTTCATAACATCTATAAAATGGTTATTTAATAGAGTATAGTTTAAAAAAGATATATTAAAATTAAAGAGATTTCAATATATCAAACACAAAAAAATATTATAAAAACTCTTTTTTAGACTTTTTTAAATACCCAAACCACCAACAAATTCCTCTTTTAAAACATCTTCTTTTGTAACAGGAGCTTGTCCTAAGCAAGAAGCAATAGTAGTTTTATCTAAAATTTGTGC from the Aliarcobacter cryaerophilus ATCC 43158 genome contains:
- a CDS encoding MoaD/ThiS family protein; translated protein: MAKVYITRELKTYTNGRFEIALQGESIKDIVGNLLKEHKDLGNHIYTDDGKLKNYVNIYLNEENINSLESFDTKVYEDDKIILFQAS
- a CDS encoding sulfate ABC transporter substrate-binding protein, with protein sequence MIKNIKNIALASLLISTLSFAKDYDYKAEAEKKSIEILNVSYDPTREFYEEYNKNFAKYWQEKSGQKVTIKQSHGGSGKQARAVIDGLKADVVTLALAYDVDAISQKANLFPKDWQKKLEYNSSPYTSTIVFLVRKGNPKGIKDWNDLIKDGVEVITPNPKTSGGARWNYLAAYAYGLKQELGTLNKIDFNSEAYKKANEKAKEYVSKLLKHVPVLDSGARGATNTFVQRKIGDVLLAWENEAFLAINELGKDEFEIVVPSVSILAEPPVTVVNKNAEHKGTLNVSNEYLNYLYSKDGQELAAKHYYRPSITNLVSKEKLEIFPKLELFKIDDVFESWENAQKTHFNDGGTFDLIYK